In a single window of the Acidimicrobiales bacterium genome:
- the uvrB gene encoding excinuclease ABC subunit UvrB — protein sequence MPPFKVVSDFAPAGDQPKAIEQLAHGIRRGDRFQTLLGITGSGKSATMAWTIQEVQRPTLVIAPNKSLAAQLANEFREFFPENRVEYFVSYYDYYQPEAYMAASDTYIEKDSSVNDEIDRLRHSATSALLGRRDVIVVASVSCIYGLGSPEEYERQILRLKTGARHDQRYILSKLVDMRYERNDMNLVRGKFRVRGDTIEVHPAYEEHAVRVELFGDDVERISRIDTLTGEHLGDIDDLTIFSATHYVTGEDRMRKAITTIEQELQERLAWFEKEGKLLEAQRLRMRTQYDLEMMQELGYCNGIENYSRHLDGRAPGEAPYTLLDYFPKDYLLILDESHVTVPQLHGQYEGDRSRKETLVDHGFRLPSAKDNRPLRFDEFYEKVNQCVFLSATPSKYEISQSAQVVEQIVRPTGLVDPEIVVKPTKGQIDDLIEEVNARIAKGDRVLVTTLTKKMAEDLTDYLLEMGLRVRYLHSNIDTIQRIEILRDLRLGEFDVLVGINLLREGLDLPEVSLVAILDADKEGFLRSETSLIQTIGRAARNVDGQVVMYADKVTDSMQRAISETHRRRKLQIAYNAEHGINPETIRKAVTDILAHLRPAQGAPVPGSDKRSRKRDKDRSDFAELPRDELGRLIRTLEEEMHEAAGDLRFEYAARLRDEINDLKRELREVV from the coding sequence GTGCCGCCGTTCAAGGTCGTATCCGATTTCGCCCCCGCAGGCGACCAACCCAAGGCCATCGAGCAGTTGGCCCATGGCATCCGCCGCGGCGACCGGTTCCAGACGCTGCTCGGCATCACCGGCTCGGGGAAGTCGGCGACCATGGCGTGGACCATTCAGGAGGTGCAGCGGCCCACCCTGGTCATCGCCCCCAACAAGTCGCTGGCCGCCCAGCTGGCCAACGAGTTCCGCGAGTTCTTCCCCGAGAACCGGGTCGAGTACTTCGTCTCCTACTACGACTACTACCAGCCCGAGGCCTACATGGCCGCCAGCGACACCTACATCGAGAAGGACAGCTCCGTCAACGACGAGATCGACCGGCTGCGCCACTCGGCCACCTCGGCGCTGCTGGGCAGGCGCGACGTGATCGTGGTCGCCTCGGTGTCGTGCATCTACGGCTTGGGCTCGCCCGAGGAGTACGAGCGCCAGATCCTGCGGCTCAAGACCGGGGCGCGCCACGACCAGCGCTACATCCTGTCCAAGCTGGTCGACATGCGCTACGAGCGCAACGACATGAACCTGGTGCGGGGGAAGTTCCGGGTGCGGGGCGACACCATCGAGGTGCATCCGGCTTACGAGGAACATGCGGTGCGAGTCGAACTGTTCGGCGACGACGTCGAGCGCATCTCCCGTATCGACACGCTCACGGGCGAGCACCTGGGCGACATCGACGACCTGACGATCTTCTCGGCCACCCACTACGTGACCGGCGAAGACCGCATGCGCAAGGCCATCACAACCATCGAGCAGGAGCTGCAAGAGCGGCTGGCGTGGTTCGAGAAGGAGGGCAAGCTCCTCGAAGCACAACGGCTGCGCATGCGCACGCAGTACGACCTGGAGATGATGCAGGAGCTGGGCTACTGCAACGGCATCGAGAACTACTCCCGCCACCTCGACGGCCGGGCCCCCGGCGAGGCGCCCTACACGTTGCTCGACTACTTCCCCAAGGACTACCTGCTCATCCTCGACGAGTCGCATGTGACCGTGCCGCAGCTCCACGGCCAGTACGAGGGCGACCGGTCGCGCAAGGAGACGTTGGTCGACCACGGCTTCCGGCTGCCGTCGGCCAAGGACAACCGGCCGCTGCGCTTCGACGAGTTCTACGAGAAGGTCAACCAGTGCGTGTTCCTGTCGGCGACCCCGTCCAAGTACGAGATCTCCCAGTCTGCGCAGGTGGTCGAGCAGATCGTGCGGCCGACCGGGCTGGTCGACCCCGAGATCGTGGTGAAGCCCACCAAGGGGCAGATCGACGACCTCATCGAGGAAGTCAACGCCCGCATCGCCAAGGGCGACCGGGTGCTGGTCACCACGTTGACCAAGAAGATGGCCGAGGACCTGACCGACTACCTGCTGGAGATGGGGCTGCGGGTGCGCTACCTGCACTCCAACATCGACACCATCCAGCGCATCGAGATCCTGCGCGACCTGCGGCTGGGTGAGTTCGACGTGCTCGTCGGCATCAACTTGCTGCGGGAGGGGCTCGACCTGCCCGAGGTGTCGCTGGTGGCCATCCTCGACGCCGACAAGGAAGGCTTCCTGCGCAGCGAGACGTCGCTCATCCAGACGATCGGACGAGCGGCCCGCAACGTCGACGGCCAAGTGGTCATGTACGCCGACAAGGTGACCGACTCCATGCAGCGGGCCATCTCGGAGACCCACCGGCGCCGCAAGCTGCAGATCGCCTACAACGCCGAGCACGGGATCAACCCGGAGACGATCCGCAAGGCGGTCACCGACATCCTCGCCCACCTGCGCCCGGCCCAGGGGGCGCCGGTGCCGGGCTCCGACAAGCGCTCCCGCAAGCGCGACAAGGACCGCAGCGACTTCGCCGAGCTTCCCCGCGACGAACTGGGCAGGCTCATCCGCACCCTGGAGGAGGAGATGCACGAAGCGGCCGGCGACCTCCGCTTCGAGTACGCCGCCCGCCTGCGCGACGAGATCAACGACTTGAAACGAGAGCTACGGGAGGTGGTGTGA
- a CDS encoding Crp/Fnr family transcriptional regulator: protein MAKWELLSGLSDDDRRRVLSAAQRRRYGRREVVFHEGDPGDTLHLIDSGRVAVRITTPLGEVATMVVLGPGDVFGELALVGGGGRRTASAVALEKTETLAVHRDEFEELRRKHPSVEGLLVAALSAQVARLSGLLVEALYVPADKRVARRLVDLTAVYEDGSSEGTEITVTQEDLASLAGTSRATANRVVGELEQAGALAVSRGRITVVDDGVLARRAR from the coding sequence GTGGCCAAGTGGGAGCTTTTGAGCGGTTTGTCCGACGACGACCGCCGTCGGGTGTTGTCGGCGGCGCAGCGCCGGCGCTACGGCCGGCGTGAGGTCGTGTTCCACGAGGGCGACCCAGGCGACACGTTGCACCTCATCGACTCGGGGCGGGTGGCCGTGCGCATTACCACCCCGTTGGGCGAGGTGGCGACGATGGTCGTGCTCGGCCCGGGCGACGTCTTTGGCGAGTTGGCCTTGGTCGGAGGCGGTGGCCGCCGCACGGCCAGCGCAGTGGCGTTGGAGAAGACCGAGACGTTGGCCGTGCACCGCGACGAGTTCGAGGAACTGCGGCGCAAGCACCCCTCCGTCGAGGGGCTGCTGGTGGCGGCGTTGTCGGCCCAAGTGGCGCGGCTGTCGGGGCTCTTGGTCGAAGCGCTGTACGTGCCGGCCGACAAGCGGGTGGCGCGCAGGCTGGTCGACCTCACCGCGGTCTACGAGGACGGCTCAAGCGAGGGCACCGAGATCACCGTCACCCAAGAAGACCTGGCGTCGCTGGCGGGAACGTCGCGTGCCACGGCGAACCGAGTGGTAGGGGAGTTGGAGCAGGCAGGCGCTCTCGCCGTCAGCCGCGGCCGAATCACCGTCGTCGACGACGGCGTCCTCGCCCGCCGCGCCCGCTGA
- a CDS encoding VOC family protein yields the protein MPAFTEYAPGTPSWVDLASTDLPGSIAFYGALFGWEAADQGPEAGGYTIFMKDGKAVAGLGPQFAEGAPPNWATYVSVADVEAAVGLVREAGGTVFVEPMDVLDAGRMAVCADPTGAGFSLWQPGAHIGAELANEPGAFCWNELNTRDSETAAAFYGAVFGWKGKTSEGGGGYTELQLEGKSIAGMVDITERVPAEVPAHWMTYFGVESCDAAVATVQELGGSLTVGPIDMAGVGRFAVVTDPQGAHFAVFEMPPGG from the coding sequence ATGCCTGCGTTCACCGAGTACGCCCCGGGTACGCCCTCGTGGGTTGACCTGGCCAGCACCGACCTGCCGGGGTCGATCGCCTTCTACGGCGCGCTGTTCGGGTGGGAAGCGGCCGACCAGGGGCCGGAGGCGGGGGGCTACACCATCTTCATGAAGGACGGGAAGGCGGTGGCCGGGTTGGGGCCGCAGTTTGCCGAGGGGGCGCCGCCCAACTGGGCCACCTACGTGTCGGTGGCTGATGTCGAGGCCGCCGTGGGGTTGGTACGCGAGGCGGGCGGCACGGTGTTCGTGGAGCCGATGGACGTGCTCGATGCCGGGCGCATGGCGGTGTGCGCGGACCCCACCGGAGCCGGGTTCTCGTTGTGGCAGCCGGGGGCGCACATTGGGGCGGAGCTGGCCAACGAGCCGGGGGCGTTTTGCTGGAACGAGCTCAACACCCGCGACTCGGAGACGGCGGCGGCCTTCTACGGGGCGGTCTTCGGGTGGAAGGGCAAGACAAGCGAGGGCGGGGGCGGCTACACCGAGCTCCAGCTCGAGGGGAAGTCGATCGCCGGGATGGTCGACATCACCGAGCGGGTACCGGCCGAGGTGCCTGCGCACTGGATGACCTACTTCGGCGTCGAGTCGTGCGACGCCGCCGTGGCCACGGTGCAGGAGCTGGGCGGGTCGTTGACGGTGGGGCCGATCGACATGGCCGGCGTGGGCCGCTTCGCGGTGGTCACCGACCCGCAGGGGGCGCACTTCGCCGTGTTCGAGATGCCACCGGGCGGCTGA
- the uvrA gene encoding excinuclease ABC subunit UvrA, whose product MSDRLVIRGAREHNLKNVSLDLPRDKLIVFTGLSGSGKSSLAFDTIYAEGQRRYVESLSAYARQFLGQMDKPDVDFIEGLSPAISIDQKSASRNPRSTVGTITEVYDYLRLLWARIGQPHCPNCGAAVSRQTPQQIVDRILELPEGTRFQVLAPVVRGRKGEYEGLLEELAKSGYVRARIDGEIHELADPPKLARYEQHTIEVVVDRLVKRDGIERRLTDSLETALRLAEGVAEVQLVPRDEDERNEDEILTFSQHLACPNCGLSFDELAPRNFSFNSPYGACPACVGLGTKYEVDPDLVVPNPELTIDDGAIAPWSGNRTEYFGRVLSAVADTFGFKTTTPWQKLKKADQKVLLYGSGTKQVHVQYRNRYGRTRSYFTHYEGVVPYLQRRHSEAESDFMREQIEGYMREVPCPTCGGARLKPESLAVTVDGRNIFELCDLSIGKAAKVLNEMELSERDSLIAERVLREIRARMQFLLDVGLDYLTLNRSAGTLAGGEAQRIRLASQIGSGLVGVLYVLDEPSIGLHQRDNRRLIDTLIRLRELGNTVIVVEHDEDTIRIADHIVDIGPGAGEHGGEVVYSGALAGLLKSRKSLTGQYVSGKRSIPVPAIRRQPGNEWLTVRGAREHNLKGIDVEFPLGCFVTVTGVSGSGKSTLVNDILYRSLMQRIYRSKMVPGRHTKIEGGEYLDKVINIDQSPIGRTPRSNAATYTGVFDSIRKLFSQTQEAKVRGYLPGRFSFNVKGGRCEACAGDGTIKIEMHFLPDVYVPCEVCKGARYNRDTLDIEFKGKNISEVLDMPCEEALEFFANQPSIARHMQTLVDVGLGYVRLGQPAPTLSGGEAQRVKLASELSKRSTGHTIYILDEPTTGLHFEDIRKLLNVLSRLVDQGNTVLVIEHNLDVIKTADWIVDMGPEGGDGGGRVVVEGTPEQVAKTPDSHTGRFLAPLLGIS is encoded by the coding sequence ATGTCCGACCGCCTGGTCATCCGCGGCGCCCGGGAGCACAACCTCAAGAACGTCTCGCTGGATCTGCCTCGTGACAAGCTCATCGTGTTCACGGGGTTGTCCGGCTCGGGGAAGTCCTCCCTCGCCTTCGACACCATCTACGCCGAGGGCCAGCGCCGCTACGTCGAGTCGCTGAGCGCCTACGCCCGCCAGTTCCTCGGGCAGATGGACAAGCCCGACGTCGACTTCATCGAGGGCCTCAGCCCCGCCATCTCCATCGACCAGAAGTCGGCCTCCCGCAACCCCCGTTCGACCGTCGGCACCATCACCGAGGTCTACGACTACCTCCGCCTCTTGTGGGCGCGCATCGGCCAGCCCCACTGCCCCAACTGCGGCGCCGCCGTCAGCCGCCAGACCCCCCAGCAGATCGTCGACCGCATCCTCGAGCTCCCGGAGGGCACCCGCTTCCAGGTCCTCGCCCCCGTGGTGCGGGGCCGCAAGGGCGAGTACGAGGGCCTGCTGGAGGAACTGGCCAAGTCGGGTTATGTCCGGGCCCGCATCGACGGCGAGATCCACGAGCTGGCCGACCCCCCCAAGCTGGCCCGCTACGAGCAGCACACCATCGAGGTCGTCGTCGACCGCTTGGTCAAACGCGACGGCATCGAGCGCCGCCTCACCGACTCCCTGGAGACGGCGCTTCGGCTGGCCGAAGGCGTGGCCGAGGTGCAGCTCGTCCCCAGGGACGAGGACGAGCGCAACGAGGACGAGATCCTCACCTTCAGCCAGCACCTGGCCTGCCCCAACTGCGGCCTCAGCTTCGACGAGCTGGCTCCCCGCAACTTCAGCTTCAACTCGCCCTACGGCGCCTGCCCCGCCTGCGTCGGCCTCGGCACCAAGTACGAGGTCGACCCCGACCTCGTCGTGCCCAACCCCGAGCTCACCATCGACGACGGCGCCATCGCCCCCTGGTCGGGAAACCGCACCGAATACTTCGGCCGCGTGCTGAGCGCGGTGGCCGACACCTTCGGCTTCAAGACCACCACCCCGTGGCAGAAGCTCAAGAAGGCCGACCAGAAAGTCCTGCTGTACGGCTCGGGCACCAAGCAGGTGCACGTCCAGTACCGCAACCGCTACGGCCGCACCCGCTCCTACTTCACCCACTACGAAGGCGTCGTCCCTTACCTGCAGCGCCGGCACAGCGAGGCCGAGTCCGACTTCATGCGCGAGCAGATCGAGGGCTACATGCGCGAGGTGCCGTGCCCCACGTGCGGCGGTGCCCGGCTCAAGCCCGAGTCGTTGGCGGTGACGGTCGACGGCCGCAACATCTTCGAGCTGTGCGACCTGTCGATCGGCAAGGCGGCCAAGGTCCTCAACGAGATGGAGCTGTCGGAGCGCGACTCGCTCATCGCCGAGCGGGTGCTGCGCGAGATCCGGGCCCGCATGCAGTTCCTGCTCGACGTCGGCCTCGACTACCTCACCCTCAACCGCAGCGCGGGCACCCTGGCGGGCGGCGAGGCCCAGCGCATCCGCCTGGCCAGCCAGATCGGCAGCGGCCTGGTCGGCGTGCTCTACGTGCTCGACGAGCCGTCTATCGGCCTCCACCAGCGCGACAACCGCCGCCTCATCGACACCCTCATCCGCCTGCGGGAACTGGGCAACACCGTCATCGTCGTCGAACACGACGAGGACACCATCCGCATCGCCGACCACATCGTCGACATCGGCCCCGGGGCGGGCGAGCACGGCGGCGAGGTCGTCTACTCCGGCGCGCTCGCAGGACTGCTCAAGAGCCGCAAGTCGCTCACCGGCCAGTACGTGTCGGGCAAGCGGTCGATCCCCGTGCCCGCCATCCGCCGCCAACCGGGCAACGAGTGGCTCACCGTGCGGGGCGCCCGCGAGCACAACCTCAAGGGCATCGACGTGGAGTTCCCGCTGGGCTGCTTCGTCACCGTCACCGGCGTGTCGGGCAGCGGCAAGTCGACCCTCGTCAACGACATCCTCTACCGGTCGCTGATGCAGCGCATCTACCGCTCGAAGATGGTGCCCGGCCGCCACACCAAGATCGAGGGCGGGGAGTACCTCGACAAGGTCATCAACATCGACCAGTCGCCCATCGGCCGCACGCCCCGCTCCAACGCCGCCACCTACACCGGCGTGTTCGACTCCATCCGCAAGCTGTTCAGCCAGACGCAGGAGGCCAAGGTCCGGGGGTACCTGCCCGGCCGCTTCTCCTTCAACGTCAAGGGCGGCCGGTGCGAGGCGTGCGCAGGCGACGGCACCATCAAGATCGAGATGCACTTCCTGCCCGACGTCTACGTGCCGTGCGAGGTGTGCAAGGGCGCCCGCTACAACCGCGACACCCTCGACATCGAGTTCAAGGGCAAGAACATCTCCGAGGTCCTCGACATGCCGTGCGAGGAGGCGTTGGAGTTCTTCGCCAACCAGCCGTCGATCGCCCGCCACATGCAGACGCTGGTCGACGTCGGCCTCGGCTACGTGCGCCTGGGCCAGCCCGCGCCGACCCTCAGCGGCGGCGAGGCCCAGCGGGTGAAGCTGGCTTCCGAATTGTCGAAGCGCTCCACCGGCCACACCATCTACATCCTCGACGAGCCCACCACGGGCCTGCACTTCGAGGACATCCGCAAGCTGCTCAACGTGTTGTCGCGCCTGGTCGACCAGGGCAACACCGTCTTGGTCATCGAACACAACCTCGACGTCATCAAGACGGCAGACTGGATCGTCGACATGGGGCCGGAAGGCGGCGACGGGGGAGGACGCGTGGTGGTCGAAGGAACGCCGGAGCAGGTGGCCAAGACGCCCGACAGCCATACGGGCCGGTTCCTGGCCCCGCTGCTCGGGATCTCATGA
- a CDS encoding MBL fold metallo-hydrolase has translation MSLSEVAPRTYAYVQGDGGWGLSNAGLVVGDDGQALLVDTFFDLPRTRALLDALPQRPTVVVNTHFNGDHCWGNELVADARLVSHAMCRDQMVNGPSPAFLAGIVEGDSGGDPTIEYLQRAFAPFDFNGITLTPPTETFEAEQAVDVGGRQAVLRHYGPAHTLGDCVAWVPDERVLFTGDLVFYRVCPLVWDGTITTWLAALDDMLSLDPAVVVPGHGPVAGPEALREMAGYFRALTDQGQALHDEGLPVEEAYARLDLGRYTTWVDYERTALNLLAVYKEIDGEEPGVDAFTAFGAMATAAQQRRIAGGCC, from the coding sequence ATGAGCCTGTCTGAGGTCGCGCCCCGCACCTACGCCTACGTGCAAGGCGACGGGGGATGGGGGCTCAGCAACGCCGGACTGGTGGTGGGCGACGACGGCCAGGCCCTCTTGGTCGACACCTTCTTCGACCTGCCTCGCACCCGGGCGCTGCTCGACGCCCTGCCGCAGCGGCCGACCGTCGTGGTCAACACCCACTTCAACGGCGATCACTGCTGGGGCAACGAGTTGGTGGCCGACGCCCGCCTCGTCTCCCACGCCATGTGCCGCGACCAGATGGTCAACGGCCCGTCGCCCGCCTTCCTGGCCGGGATCGTCGAGGGCGACAGCGGAGGCGACCCGACGATCGAGTACCTCCAGCGCGCCTTCGCGCCCTTCGACTTCAACGGCATCACGCTCACGCCGCCCACCGAGACGTTCGAGGCCGAACAGGCCGTCGACGTCGGTGGCCGCCAGGCGGTGCTGCGCCACTACGGCCCCGCCCACACCTTGGGCGACTGCGTGGCGTGGGTGCCCGACGAACGGGTGCTGTTCACCGGCGACCTGGTGTTCTACCGGGTGTGCCCGCTGGTGTGGGACGGCACCATCACCACGTGGTTGGCCGCCCTCGACGACATGCTGTCGCTCGACCCCGCCGTGGTGGTGCCCGGGCACGGCCCCGTCGCCGGCCCCGAGGCGCTGCGCGAGATGGCCGGCTACTTCCGGGCACTTACCGACCAAGGCCAGGCCCTGCACGACGAGGGCCTTCCGGTGGAGGAGGCCTACGCCCGCCTCGATCTGGGCCGCTACACCACGTGGGTCGACTACGAACGCACCGCCCTCAACCTGCTCGCCGTCTACAAGGAGATCGACGGCGAAGAGCCGGGCGTCGACGCCTTCACCGCGTTCGGTGCCATGGCCACTGCGGCACAGCAACGTCGCATCGCCGGCGGCTGTTGCTGA
- the nadA gene encoding quinolinate synthase NadA yields the protein MLRLQTPLPEGFTDATEDDLARRIAAAKETLGDRLLVLGHHYQRDEVMRWADLRGDSFGLSRMAADNRAAEYIVFCGVHFMAESADILTADHQQVVLPDLNAGCSMADMADLESVEEAWDALADVTDVERIVPITYMNSSAALKAFVGRKGGAVCTSSNARAVLTWALERGDKVLFFPDQHLGRNTGYQLGFTEADMRVWNPRLDLGGLAEKDVKEATFLLWKGHCSVHQRFRPEHVAAFRAEHPDGIVLAHPECARDVVELADEVGSTDAIIKAVAAAPVGSTIAVATEIHLVQRLAADTPDKTVVSLDPLICPCSTMFRIDAAHLAWVLENLVEGRVVNRITVDPDTTEWAKVALERMLSIV from the coding sequence ATGCTCCGGCTCCAGACGCCCCTCCCCGAGGGGTTCACCGACGCAACCGAAGACGACCTTGCCCGACGCATCGCCGCGGCCAAGGAAACCCTGGGTGACCGCCTGCTCGTGCTCGGCCACCACTACCAGCGCGACGAGGTCATGCGCTGGGCCGACCTGCGAGGCGACTCCTTCGGCCTCAGCCGGATGGCCGCCGACAACCGGGCCGCCGAGTACATCGTGTTCTGCGGCGTGCATTTCATGGCCGAGTCGGCCGACATCCTCACCGCCGACCACCAGCAGGTCGTCCTCCCCGACCTCAACGCCGGGTGCTCGATGGCCGACATGGCCGACCTGGAGTCGGTGGAAGAGGCGTGGGACGCCCTGGCCGACGTCACCGACGTCGAGCGCATCGTGCCCATCACCTACATGAACTCGTCGGCGGCGCTCAAGGCGTTCGTGGGCCGCAAGGGCGGGGCGGTGTGCACGTCGTCGAACGCCCGCGCCGTGCTCACCTGGGCGCTCGAGCGGGGTGACAAGGTGCTGTTCTTCCCCGACCAGCACCTGGGGCGCAACACCGGCTACCAGCTGGGCTTCACCGAGGCCGACATGCGGGTGTGGAACCCCCGCCTCGACCTGGGCGGCCTGGCCGAGAAGGACGTCAAGGAAGCCACCTTCCTGCTGTGGAAGGGGCACTGCTCGGTGCACCAGCGCTTCCGGCCCGAGCACGTGGCCGCCTTCCGCGCCGAACACCCCGACGGCATCGTGCTGGCCCACCCCGAGTGCGCCCGCGACGTGGTGGAGCTGGCCGACGAGGTGGGCTCGACCGACGCCATCATCAAGGCCGTGGCCGCCGCCCCGGTGGGCTCGACCATCGCCGTGGCCACCGAGATCCACCTGGTGCAGCGCCTCGCCGCCGACACGCCCGACAAGACCGTGGTGTCGCTCGACCCGCTCATCTGCCCGTGCTCGACCATGTTCCGCATCGACGCCGCCCACCTGGCCTGGGTGCTGGAGAACCTGGTCGAGGGACGAGTGGTGAACCGCATCACCGTCGACCCCGACACCACCGAGTGGGCCAAGGTGGCGCTGGAGCGAATGCTGTCGATCGTCTGA
- the uvrC gene encoding excinuclease ABC subunit UvrC — protein sequence MAVVRPPAGTIPDCPGSYQFKDRDGRVVYVGKAKSLRSRLSNYFQTSLPPRTAQMVAAAASVEWIEVRNEVEALHLEYNLIQQHQPRFNVRLRDDKSYPFLAVTLDDEWPRAMVMRGQKRKGVRYFGPYAHAYAIRETLDLLLRTFPVRTCSDNKFGRHERQGRPCLLFHIEKCSGPCVGEVGREEYDRLVGELISFLDGDTAEVVQRLESSMREAASELEFERAARLRDRLTTVRRAIEKQQMVLDRSEDIDVIGLVEDELEAAVQVFWVRKGRVSGRKGFVIDKVEDLDRPQLVAEILEQLYAGDPTLGIPREVLVPDLPDDPGFYESWLSSLRGSRVTVRVPQRGDKRALHETVTRNAAEEFTRHRLRRSADHNARARALNALQEALGLPEAPLRIECFDMSHIQGTDYVGSMVVMEDGLAKKSEYRRFKVKAVAGNDDYAAMEEVLTRRLTALLAERDNPLSERPRKFAYPPQLLLVDGGKGQLGVALKVVEELGLEDEIPVAALAKQFEEVYLPGRADPVRIPRQSEALYLLQRVRDEAHRFAISYHRQLRGKRMTTSVLDDIPGLGPTRRKRLLKELGGVGAVKAASLETLRALPWLPDAVADAVHAKLHGPT from the coding sequence GTGGCCGTTGTCCGCCCCCCCGCCGGGACCATCCCCGACTGCCCTGGGTCCTACCAGTTCAAGGACCGGGACGGGCGCGTGGTCTACGTGGGCAAGGCCAAGTCGCTGCGGTCCCGCCTGTCGAACTACTTCCAGACGTCGCTGCCGCCCCGAACGGCCCAGATGGTGGCCGCCGCCGCCTCCGTCGAGTGGATCGAGGTGCGCAACGAGGTCGAGGCGCTGCACCTGGAGTACAACCTCATCCAGCAGCACCAACCCCGCTTCAACGTGCGGCTGCGCGACGACAAGAGCTACCCGTTCCTGGCCGTCACCCTCGACGACGAGTGGCCCCGGGCCATGGTCATGCGGGGGCAGAAGCGCAAGGGGGTGCGGTACTTCGGCCCCTACGCCCACGCCTACGCCATCCGCGAGACGCTCGACCTGCTGCTGCGCACGTTTCCGGTGCGCACGTGTTCCGACAACAAGTTCGGGCGCCACGAGCGCCAGGGCCGGCCGTGCCTGCTGTTCCACATCGAGAAGTGCAGCGGGCCGTGCGTGGGGGAGGTGGGGCGGGAGGAGTACGACCGGCTGGTGGGCGAGCTCATCTCGTTCCTCGACGGCGACACCGCCGAGGTGGTGCAGCGGCTTGAATCGTCGATGCGGGAGGCGGCGAGCGAGCTGGAGTTCGAACGGGCGGCCCGGCTGCGCGACCGGCTCACCACCGTGCGCCGGGCCATCGAGAAGCAGCAGATGGTGCTCGACCGGTCGGAGGACATCGACGTCATCGGGCTGGTGGAGGACGAGCTGGAGGCGGCCGTCCAGGTCTTCTGGGTGCGCAAGGGGCGGGTGAGCGGCCGCAAGGGGTTCGTGATCGACAAGGTGGAGGACCTCGACCGGCCGCAGTTGGTGGCCGAGATCCTTGAGCAGCTCTACGCAGGCGACCCCACGTTGGGCATCCCCCGGGAGGTGCTGGTGCCCGACCTGCCCGACGACCCCGGGTTCTACGAGTCGTGGCTGTCGTCGCTGCGGGGGTCGCGGGTGACGGTGCGGGTGCCGCAGCGGGGCGACAAGCGGGCGCTGCACGAGACGGTCACCCGAAATGCGGCCGAGGAGTTCACACGGCATCGCCTGCGTCGGTCGGCCGACCACAACGCCCGGGCCCGTGCATTGAATGCGCTGCAAGAGGCGCTTGGACTGCCGGAAGCTCCGCTACGAATTGAGTGCTTTGACATGTCGCATATCCAAGGCACCGACTATGTGGGATCCATGGTCGTCATGGAAGACGGGTTGGCGAAGAAGTCGGAGTACCGCCGGTTCAAGGTGAAAGCGGTGGCCGGGAACGACGACTACGCGGCCATGGAAGAGGTGCTGACTCGGCGTCTCACTGCGCTGTTGGCCGAGCGCGACAACCCGCTGTCGGAACGGCCTCGAAAGTTCGCCTACCCGCCGCAGTTGTTGCTGGTCGACGGGGGCAAGGGCCAGTTGGGGGTGGCCCTCAAGGTGGTGGAGGAGCTGGGGTTGGAGGACGAGATCCCCGTGGCCGCCCTGGCCAAGCAGTTCGAGGAGGTGTACCTGCCGGGGCGGGCCGACCCGGTGCGCATCCCTCGCCAGTCGGAGGCCCTGTACCTGTTGCAACGGGTGCGCGACGAGGCCCACCGGTTCGCCATCTCGTACCACCGGCAGCTGCGGGGCAAGCGCATGACGACATCGGTGCTCGACGACATCCCCGGGCTGGGACCGACCCGGCGGAAGCGGCTGCTCAAGGAGCTCGGCGGGGTCGGCGCCGTCAAGGCGGCGTCGCTGGAGACGCTGCGAGCGCTGCCCTGGCTCCCCGACGCCGTCGCCGACGCCGTGCATGCCAAGCTTCACGGCCCCACCTGA